In the genome of Vicia villosa cultivar HV-30 ecotype Madison, WI unplaced genomic scaffold, Vvil1.0 ctg.000101F_1_1_1, whole genome shotgun sequence, one region contains:
- the LOC131624047 gene encoding uncharacterized protein LOC131624047: protein MEIKVRKPFFLHFKKVPTPLKVFCDNISSSLRFSESLNTLVSLVRTNVDETLLNTMIQFYDPLLHCFTYRDFQLVPSLEEFPFLLGLPVLDRILYTGKEENPKWEDIAAALHLPKAEIEKVWISKKEYSGLPLDFLYEKAEIFAKASSMDALESVLSLLIYGQVLFHHYDKIVDVAAIKIFLSKNPVPTLLGDLLHSIHFRASKRKGCVLGCAPLLYKWFISHLPRSIRRNEEGLTWAQRIMKLSFDDVIWYQKEFEITLSFDCCGEFPNIPLLGVRGGITYNPILARHQFGFALKDKPCSLYISAEYFSYDSNEAKKRDLFIKAWSKVKKVGAKDIGRRNYIPLDPYFQWIYDRVVEFGMPYPSDTPIVPRIAPPAVPVAFEPYVPAPNEDLVATVNQLKRERDDFERRLREAEAEKEVLIANAKEREALLDYFSRKWKIEDFISPDQINSWEEEISRLVQEREDMIKAHKEEVRTLKRKRREEDKSPRILIFTFLFIIIYSFFSHLHFDVTNGL, encoded by the coding sequence ATGGAAATCAAAGTTCGTAAACCGTTCTTCCTTCATTTCAAGAAAGTGCCTACACCATTGAAGGTTTTCTGTGACAACATTTCTAGTTCCCTCAGGTTCAGTGAGTCTCTCAACACACTTGTAAGCTTGGTGCGAACTAATGTGGATGAAACTCTTCTCAATACTATGATTCAATTCTATGATCCTCTGTTACATTGCTTCACTTATCGAGACTTTCAATTGGTACCATCCTTGGAAGAGTTCCCATTCTTGCTGGGACTTCCTGTACTCGATCGGATCCTTTATACTGGTAAGGAAGAAAACCCTAAGTGggaagacattgctgctgccCTACACCTACCAAAAGCTGAGATTGAGAAGGTTTGGATTAGTAAGAAAGAATACTCTGGATTACCTCTTGACTTCCTCTACGAAAAGGCGGAGATTTTTGCTAAGGCTTCAAGCATGGATGCTTTAGAGAGTGTTTTATCTTTGCTAATTTATGGGCAAGTATTATTCCACCATTATGATAAAATTGTTGATGTGGCTGCTATCAAGATATTCCTCAGTAAGAATCCCGTTCCTACCCTACTTGGTGACTTATTACACTCTATTCATTTTCGAGCgtcaaaaaggaaaggttgtgtTCTTGGATGTGCTCCTCTGTtgtataagtggtttatttcgcacttaccccgCTCTATAAGAAGGAATGAAGAAGGTTTAACTTGGGCTCAgagaattatgaagctttcttttGACGACGTCATTTggtaccaaaaagagtttgagaTAACTTTGTCGTTTGattgttgtggagaattcccAAACATACCTCTTCTTGGTGTTCGCGGAGGAATAACCTATAACCCCATtttagctcgacatcagtttggtttcgcTTTAAAAGACAAGCCATGTTCCTTATATATTAGTGCAGAATATTTCAGCTATGATTCTAATGAAGCTAAGAAAAGAGATCTCTTCATTAAAGCCTGGTCAAAAGTAAAGAAAGTTGGTGCAAAAGACATAGGGAGGAGAAACTATATTCCATTGGATCCATACTTCCAATGGATTTATGACCGAGTTGTTGAATTTGGGATGCCATACCCATCTGATACGCCTATAGTACCAAGAATAGCTCCTCCTGCTGTTCCGGTTGCGTTTGAGCCATATGTCCCTGCTCCAAACGAAGATCTTGTTGCAACTGTTAACCAATTGAAGAGAGAAAGGGATGACTTTGAGAGACGTTTGCGAGAAGCTGAAGCTGAAAAAGAAGTGTTGATAGCAAATGCTAAAGAGCGGGAGGCTTTACTTGACTATTTTTCTcgcaaatggaagattgaagattttatTTCTCCGGATCAGATCAACTCATGGGAAGAGGAGATTTCCAGGCTTGTCCAAGAACGAGAAGATATGATCAAGGCACACAAGGAAGAAGTCAGGACTCTGAAAAGGAAGCGTCGTGAGGAAGACAAAAGTCCCAGAATTTTgatttttacatttttatttattattatttattcttttttttcgcATCTTCACTTTGATGTAACCAATGGATTATGA